Proteins from a genomic interval of Diaphorobacter sp. HDW4A:
- a CDS encoding peptidylprolyl isomerase: MSSSTPVSDSAVPTVQPGSFLTLHYRLAGPAGDVINTFGGLPATLSLGTGELAPAVEERMLGMAEGARATFELPAGAAFGERNPDMQQWLARKALNELGDPMEQYTIGDVVQFPTPDGTGTFAGTVLQVREGDKAVLFDFSHPLAGLPVTFEVQLIGVL; the protein is encoded by the coding sequence ATGTCAAGTTCCACTCCCGTTTCCGATTCCGCCGTGCCTACGGTGCAACCCGGCTCGTTCCTTACACTTCACTATCGACTGGCGGGGCCGGCCGGTGACGTGATCAATACTTTTGGTGGTCTGCCCGCCACACTGTCGCTCGGAACTGGCGAACTTGCACCGGCGGTCGAGGAGCGCATGCTGGGCATGGCCGAAGGAGCACGTGCCACGTTCGAGCTGCCTGCGGGCGCGGCCTTCGGCGAGCGCAACCCCGACATGCAGCAATGGCTTGCGCGCAAGGCGCTCAACGAGCTGGGCGATCCAATGGAGCAGTACACCATCGGCGATGTGGTGCAGTTTCCCACGCCCGACGGCACAGGTACCTTCGCGGGCACGGTGCTGCAAGTGCGTGAGGGCGACAAAGCCGTGCTGTTCGACTTCAGCCATCCGCTGGCGGGACTGCCCGTGACTTTTGAAGTGCAACTGATCGGCGTGCTCTGA
- the ispH gene encoding 4-hydroxy-3-methylbut-2-enyl diphosphate reductase, whose amino-acid sequence MQKPQEIVLAEPRGFCAGVDRAIEIVERALQKFGRPIYVRHEIVHNTYVVNDLKNKGAIFIEELDDVPAGATLVFSAHGVSKAVQREAEARGFQIFDATCPLVTKVHVEVAKLAKEGYEFIMIGHKGHPEVEGTMGQLSEGIHLVEDLEDVVTVAPGQTERLAVVTQTTLSVDDAAAITAAVRARFPSIREPKQQDICYATQNRQDAVKLLSGQVDLVIVVGSPTSSNSNRLRELAARLGTPAYMIDSADELKHEWFDGIARVGLTAGASAPEVLVKDVIHRIKELGATSVRKMDGVEETLKFPLPKGLKIDAATGLEIEVRKAPETGR is encoded by the coding sequence ATGCAAAAACCCCAGGAAATCGTTCTCGCCGAGCCGCGCGGCTTCTGCGCCGGAGTGGACCGTGCCATAGAGATCGTCGAGCGCGCGCTGCAAAAGTTCGGCCGCCCGATTTATGTGCGTCACGAGATCGTGCACAACACCTATGTGGTGAACGACCTGAAGAACAAGGGCGCGATCTTTATTGAAGAGCTGGATGACGTGCCCGCAGGTGCGACGCTGGTCTTCAGCGCCCATGGCGTGAGCAAGGCCGTGCAGCGCGAAGCAGAGGCGCGCGGCTTCCAGATTTTCGATGCAACCTGCCCGTTGGTGACCAAGGTGCATGTGGAAGTGGCCAAGCTTGCCAAGGAAGGCTACGAGTTCATCATGATCGGCCACAAGGGGCACCCCGAAGTGGAAGGCACGATGGGCCAACTCTCCGAGGGTATCCATCTGGTCGAGGACCTGGAGGACGTGGTCACCGTGGCGCCGGGGCAGACCGAGCGTCTGGCTGTCGTGACGCAGACCACTCTCTCGGTGGACGATGCCGCCGCCATCACCGCCGCCGTCCGCGCACGTTTTCCGAGCATCCGCGAGCCCAAGCAGCAGGACATCTGCTACGCCACCCAGAACCGTCAGGACGCCGTGAAATTGCTGAGCGGCCAGGTCGATCTGGTGATCGTCGTCGGCAGTCCCACCAGTTCCAACAGCAATCGCCTGCGCGAGCTGGCAGCGCGTCTGGGCACACCGGCCTATATGATCGACAGCGCAGATGAACTCAAGCACGAGTGGTTCGACGGCATCGCGCGCGTGGGTCTCACGGCCGGCGCGTCGGCACCTGAGGTGCTGGTCAAGGACGTGATCCACCGCATCAAGGAGTTGGGTGCGACGTCGGTGCGCAAGATGGATGGCGTGGAGGAAACGCTCAAGTTCCCGCTGCCCAAGGGCCTCAAGATCGATGCTGCGACCGGCCTCGAAATCGAAGTGCGCAAAGCCCCGGAGACTGGCCGCTGA
- a CDS encoding hemolysin family protein, protein MEIAILFALILLNGLFAMSELALVSARKTRLQKLIDEGDSGAKAAVKLGEDPTRFLSTIQIGITSIGVLNGIVGEAALAQPLGIWLIKMGMEAKMAGYVSTGLVVVLITYFSIVIGELVPKRLGQSYPETLARIVARPINWLAIATKPFVKLLAGSTVGLLRALGVKEGSNSAVTEDEIHAVLAEGTSAGVIETHEHEMVRNVFRLDDRQIGSLMLPRGDVVYLDVEDSFEANLKLVEESDHARFPVVRGSMENVLGVINARQWLARAVRDPAARDLVDQPLKPALYVPETINGLELLDEFRLSDVQMAFVIDEYGEVQGIVTLQDLIEAITGEFQPRDPETSWAVQRDDGSWLLDGHIPVPELKDRLNLASVPEEDRGRYHTLSGMLMFLTGKLPAETDAVQWENWRFEVIDMDGKTIDKVLATRVPEPEIDLSTESISN, encoded by the coding sequence ATGGAAATAGCAATACTGTTCGCCCTCATCCTGCTCAATGGCTTGTTTGCCATGTCCGAGCTGGCCTTGGTTTCTGCGCGCAAGACGCGTCTGCAAAAACTTATCGATGAGGGCGATAGCGGCGCCAAGGCAGCCGTCAAGCTGGGTGAAGATCCCACGCGTTTTCTCTCCACCATCCAGATCGGCATTACTTCGATCGGCGTGCTCAACGGCATTGTCGGCGAAGCGGCTCTGGCGCAGCCGCTCGGCATCTGGCTCATCAAGATGGGCATGGAAGCCAAGATGGCGGGCTATGTATCGACCGGCCTGGTCGTGGTGCTCATTACCTATTTCTCCATCGTCATCGGCGAACTCGTGCCCAAACGTCTGGGCCAGAGCTACCCTGAGACGCTGGCGCGCATCGTTGCACGCCCGATCAACTGGTTGGCGATTGCTACCAAGCCGTTCGTGAAGCTGCTCGCTGGCTCCACCGTGGGTCTGCTGCGTGCACTGGGCGTGAAGGAAGGCTCTAACAGCGCGGTGACCGAGGATGAAATCCACGCCGTGCTGGCAGAAGGCACAAGTGCGGGCGTGATCGAAACCCATGAGCACGAGATGGTGCGCAACGTGTTCCGCCTCGACGACCGCCAGATCGGTTCGCTCATGCTGCCGCGTGGCGATGTCGTTTACCTCGATGTCGAAGATTCATTCGAGGCCAACCTCAAGCTGGTGGAAGAGTCCGACCATGCACGCTTTCCCGTGGTGCGTGGCAGCATGGAAAACGTGCTGGGTGTGATCAATGCGCGCCAGTGGCTGGCCCGTGCGGTGCGCGATCCGGCAGCCCGCGATCTGGTTGACCAGCCGCTCAAGCCTGCGCTGTACGTGCCCGAAACCATCAACGGTCTGGAACTTCTCGACGAGTTCCGCCTGTCCGACGTGCAGATGGCCTTCGTCATCGACGAATACGGCGAAGTGCAGGGCATCGTCACGCTGCAGGACCTGATCGAGGCCATCACTGGTGAATTCCAGCCGCGCGACCCAGAGACGTCCTGGGCCGTGCAGCGCGATGACGGCAGCTGGCTGCTCGACGGCCACATCCCCGTGCCGGAACTCAAGGACCGCCTGAATCTGGCCAGTGTCCCCGAGGAAGATCGTGGCCGCTACCACACGCTCAGCGGCATGCTGATGTTCCTCACCGGCAAGCTGCCCGCCGAGACCGACGCGGTGCAGTGGGAAAACTGGCGCTTCGAGGTCATCGACATGGATGGCAAAACCATCGACAAGGTGCTCGCTACCCGTGTGCCCGAGCCGGAGATCGATCTGTCGACGGAATCGATTTCAAACTGA
- the serS gene encoding serine--tRNA ligase, with the protein MLDILQLRKDLDSVVARLETRKKPQAFLNVDAFKSLESERKTIQQRTEELQAKRNTLSKQVGMLMGKGEKDAAEAAKAEVAALKGELESSATRLEQIQSEMLGMLQAVPNLPHESVPVGADEHANVEVRKWGTPPTFAFEAKDHVDVGTPLGLDFDMGVKLSGARFTVMKGGIARMHRALAQFMLDLQTGEHGYTECYVPYAVNTDSLRGTGQLPKFEGDLFAAKKGGQDGEPVPDNSALYLIPTSEVPLTNFMRDVIVTEAELPIRLTAHTPCFRSEAGSYGRDTRGMIRQHQFDKVEMVQIVHPEKSYEALEEMTRHAETVLQKLGLPYRVMSLCTGDMGFGAAKTYDLEVWLPGQSAYREISSISNCEAFQARRMQARFKNAAGKNELVHTLNGSGLAVGRTLVAVLENYQNADGSVTVPEVLRPYMGGVVALTAG; encoded by the coding sequence ATGCTAGACATCCTCCAACTCCGTAAAGACCTCGATTCGGTCGTCGCTCGTCTCGAGACCCGCAAAAAGCCACAGGCATTCCTGAATGTGGACGCTTTCAAGTCTCTGGAATCCGAACGCAAGACCATCCAGCAACGCACGGAGGAACTGCAGGCCAAGCGCAATACGCTGTCCAAGCAGGTCGGCATGCTGATGGGCAAGGGCGAGAAGGACGCCGCGGAAGCCGCCAAGGCTGAGGTCGCGGCGCTCAAGGGCGAACTAGAGTCGTCGGCCACGCGCCTTGAGCAGATCCAGTCGGAAATGCTCGGCATGCTCCAGGCCGTGCCCAATCTGCCGCACGAAAGCGTGCCGGTCGGCGCCGATGAACACGCCAACGTCGAAGTGCGCAAATGGGGCACACCGCCTACATTCGCCTTCGAGGCCAAGGACCACGTCGACGTCGGCACGCCGCTTGGCCTTGACTTCGACATGGGCGTGAAGCTCTCGGGCGCGCGTTTCACCGTGATGAAGGGTGGCATCGCCCGTATGCACCGCGCGCTCGCGCAGTTCATGCTCGACTTGCAGACCGGCGAGCACGGCTACACCGAATGCTACGTGCCCTACGCCGTGAACACCGATTCGCTGCGCGGCACCGGCCAGTTGCCCAAATTCGAAGGCGACCTGTTTGCCGCGAAGAAGGGCGGCCAGGATGGCGAGCCCGTGCCCGACAACTCGGCGCTCTATCTGATCCCGACCAGTGAAGTTCCGCTCACCAACTTTATGCGCGACGTGATCGTCACCGAAGCCGAGCTGCCGATCCGCCTTACCGCGCACACGCCGTGCTTTCGTTCCGAAGCTGGCAGCTACGGCCGTGACACGCGCGGCATGATTCGCCAGCACCAGTTCGACAAGGTCGAGATGGTGCAGATCGTGCATCCAGAGAAGAGCTACGAAGCGCTGGAAGAAATGACCCGGCATGCCGAAACCGTGCTGCAGAAGCTCGGCTTGCCCTACCGCGTGATGTCGCTGTGCACCGGCGACATGGGCTTCGGCGCTGCCAAGACCTACGACCTCGAAGTCTGGTTGCCCGGCCAGAGCGCCTACCGCGAAATCAGCTCGATCTCCAACTGCGAAGCCTTCCAGGCACGTCGCATGCAGGCACGTTTCAAGAACGCCGCTGGCAAGAACGAACTGGTTCATACCTTGAACGGCTCGGGCCTCGCAGTGGGCCGCACGCTGGTGGCGGTGCTTGAGAACTATCAGAACGCTGATGGGTCTGTGACTGTGCCTGAGGTGTTACGTCCTTATATGGGTGGGGTGGTTGCGCTGACTGCGGGCTGA
- a CDS encoding YkvA family protein, with product MWKLGRLFTMFRKELLLAWAVLRDPRAPKAAKLVTVLAALYVVSPVDFISDFIPVLGWLDDGLIAYFLLQLAFKFLPPELLATLQSRVSSRTQQAKAAR from the coding sequence ATGTGGAAGCTGGGTCGATTGTTCACCATGTTTCGCAAGGAGCTGCTGCTCGCCTGGGCCGTCTTGCGTGACCCGCGCGCGCCGAAGGCCGCCAAGCTTGTGACGGTGTTGGCCGCGCTCTATGTGGTGAGCCCCGTGGATTTCATCTCCGACTTCATCCCCGTGTTGGGGTGGTTGGACGATGGGCTGATTGCTTATTTTCTGCTCCAGCTGGCATTCAAGTTCCTGCCGCCCGAACTATTGGCAACGCTGCAGTCGCGCGTGAGTTCGCGAACGCAGCAAGCGAAGGCGGCCCGCTGA